From Streptomyces sp. CMB-StM0423, a single genomic window includes:
- the rlmB gene encoding 23S rRNA (guanosine(2251)-2'-O)-methyltransferase RlmB has translation MAGNSQRRGRRTASKKGATKGSGGKGRRSLQGKGPTPPADQRPGHAKARAANARSKRAATARPAAKRRGGKGSSELVVGRNSVYEALRDGVPATTLYVQQYVDSDDRVRAALQLAGDRGDVHLMEAPRPELDRMTDGLNHQGLVLQVPPYEYAHPEDLLDAAAEDAEDLLTVALDGVTDPRNLGAVVRSVSAFGGHGVVIPERRAAGMTAGAWKSSAGTAARTPVARATNLTRALEAYQKAGVMVVGLAADGEVELPDLDLLDGPVCIVVGSEGKGLSRLVGETCDVRVRIPMPGGAESLNAGVAAGVVLYEAARRRA, from the coding sequence ATGGCCGGGAACAGTCAGCGCCGAGGCCGCAGAACGGCGAGCAAGAAGGGGGCGACCAAGGGCAGCGGCGGCAAGGGCCGCCGGTCCCTCCAGGGCAAGGGGCCGACGCCGCCCGCCGACCAGCGCCCCGGGCACGCCAAGGCGCGCGCCGCCAACGCGCGCTCGAAGAGGGCCGCCACCGCCCGCCCGGCCGCGAAGCGCCGCGGCGGGAAGGGCAGCAGCGAGCTGGTCGTCGGGCGCAATTCGGTGTACGAGGCGCTGCGCGACGGCGTGCCCGCCACGACGCTGTACGTCCAGCAGTACGTCGACAGCGACGACCGCGTACGCGCCGCCCTCCAGCTCGCCGGCGACCGCGGCGACGTCCACCTCATGGAGGCGCCGCGCCCCGAGCTGGACCGGATGACGGACGGCCTGAACCACCAGGGCCTGGTGCTCCAGGTCCCGCCCTACGAGTATGCCCACCCCGAGGACCTGCTCGACGCCGCCGCGGAGGACGCCGAGGACCTGCTGACCGTTGCCCTCGACGGGGTCACCGACCCGCGCAACCTCGGCGCCGTGGTCCGCTCCGTCTCCGCCTTCGGCGGCCACGGCGTCGTCATCCCGGAGCGCCGGGCGGCGGGCATGACCGCGGGCGCGTGGAAGTCCTCCGCGGGCACGGCGGCGCGCACCCCGGTGGCGCGGGCGACGAACCTGACGCGCGCGCTGGAGGCATACCAGAAGGCCGGCGTGATGGTCGTCGGGCTCGCGGCGGACGGCGAGGTCGAGCTGCCGGATCTGGACCTGCTGGACGGCCCGGTGTGCATCGTGGTCGGCAGCGAGGGCAAGGGCCTGTCGCGGCTGGTGGGGGAGACGTGCGACGTACGGGTACGGATCCCGATGCCCGGCGGCGCGGAGTCGCTGAACGCGGGCGTCGCGGCCGGTGTGGTGCTGTACGAGGCGGCGCGCCGGCGGGCGTGA
- a CDS encoding DoxX family membrane protein, producing the protein MVRVPSEPTRINVDNPSFRVRLGPSSRRTLAAAGAPLYGGGGYEPALVGAGAGAGAVGAGAGRRRVPVVWTGRVDDTAAGRLLQAIPRGDAVPHPAGGADAAPTQLLPRYDGATQVLPPLDDATHRLPRIDGSGMPHGAAGDATQVIPRIPEPAGPYEPGGPGAYGPADGPYDDGRGGHDGRGGHDGPYGLYAEPGGAGADPDGGPDDGRRTQRHGADPVRHAYYPGRRMNLGVVLLPLRIVLGLVSLYAGMGKLSDPLFFDGGEHGSMRSWLERMDPWFVARPLYDFGLAHPVGTGLTVAFLQIIVGVLTICGLWQRLAAALGGLLALGLLVTVAWQTSSAYDATDALFLAAWSPLVIAGAPVYSLDARLAGEAWRTLGPRSELWELRRRVLRRGTVLATVIVGLALLVGSMLGAAVRSSSTVRVPGPDEPPVNHLPGTPLPATPGGKARGGDAGSATPSRDGSAEPGGEASSPGAAGEPGTEEAGPATESRSVPPEQQPAAPPASQQAPPPSAENPAPPPSGTGSGTGSGTDPAPGAGAPEAGADGAGSTGGGGSPGGGSTGGGEEKPKGLVGGLLG; encoded by the coding sequence ATGGTGCGGGTGCCGAGCGAGCCCACCCGGATCAACGTCGACAACCCCAGTTTCCGGGTGCGGCTCGGGCCCTCGTCCCGCCGCACGCTCGCCGCGGCGGGTGCGCCGCTGTACGGGGGCGGCGGGTACGAGCCCGCCCTCGTCGGCGCGGGCGCGGGCGCCGGGGCGGTGGGCGCCGGGGCCGGGCGGCGGCGGGTGCCCGTGGTGTGGACCGGGCGCGTCGATGACACCGCAGCGGGGCGGCTGCTCCAGGCCATCCCCCGGGGCGACGCGGTACCGCACCCCGCGGGCGGCGCCGACGCGGCGCCGACGCAGCTCCTGCCCCGCTACGACGGCGCCACGCAGGTGCTCCCGCCCCTCGACGACGCCACCCACCGGCTGCCCCGCATCGACGGCTCAGGCATGCCGCACGGGGCGGCCGGCGACGCGACGCAGGTGATCCCGCGCATTCCGGAGCCCGCCGGCCCGTACGAGCCGGGCGGCCCCGGGGCGTACGGCCCGGCGGACGGCCCGTACGACGACGGGCGGGGCGGCCACGACGGGCGGGGCGGCCACGACGGGCCGTACGGCCTCTACGCCGAGCCGGGCGGAGCCGGAGCCGATCCCGACGGCGGCCCCGACGACGGCCGCCGCACCCAGCGCCACGGCGCCGACCCCGTGCGGCACGCCTACTACCCCGGGCGCCGGATGAACCTCGGCGTCGTCCTGCTGCCCCTGCGCATCGTCCTCGGCCTCGTCTCCCTCTACGCCGGCATGGGCAAGCTCAGCGACCCGCTGTTCTTCGACGGCGGCGAGCACGGCTCGATGCGGAGCTGGCTGGAGCGGATGGACCCGTGGTTCGTCGCCAGGCCGCTCTACGACTTCGGGCTCGCGCACCCCGTCGGCACCGGGCTGACGGTGGCATTCCTCCAGATCATCGTCGGCGTGCTGACGATCTGCGGGCTGTGGCAGCGGCTCGCGGCGGCCCTCGGCGGGCTGCTCGCGCTCGGGCTGCTGGTGACGGTGGCGTGGCAGACGTCCTCCGCGTACGACGCGACGGACGCCCTGTTCCTCGCCGCCTGGTCCCCGCTCGTGATCGCGGGCGCCCCCGTGTACTCCCTCGACGCCCGGCTCGCCGGCGAGGCGTGGCGGACGCTGGGGCCGCGCTCGGAGCTGTGGGAGCTGCGCCGCCGGGTGCTGCGCCGCGGGACGGTGCTGGCCACGGTGATCGTGGGGCTCGCGCTGCTGGTCGGGTCGATGCTGGGGGCGGCGGTGCGGTCGTCGAGCACGGTACGGGTACCGGGCCCCGACGAGCCGCCGGTCAACCACCTGCCGGGCACCCCGCTGCCCGCCACGCCGGGCGGCAAGGCCCGGGGCGGCGACGCGGGTTCCGCGACCCCGTCGCGGGACGGCTCCGCGGAGCCGGGCGGCGAGGCGTCCTCCCCCGGTGCGGCGGGCGAGCCGGGTACGGAGGAGGCGGGTCCGGCGACGGAGTCGCGCAGCGTCCCCCCGGAGCAGCAGCCGGCGGCGCCCCCGGCGTCGCAGCAGGCGCCGCCCCCGTCCGCCGAGAACCCGGCGCCGCCGCCCTCCGGCACGGGTTCCGGCACGGGCTCCGGCACGGACCCGGCACCGGGCGCGGGCGCGCCGGAGGCGGGTGCCGACGGTGCGGGGAGCACGGGCGGCGGCGGCTCGCCGGGCGGCGGGTCGACGGGCGGTGGCGAGGAGAAGCCGAAGGGCCTGGTCGGCGGACTGCTGGGGTAG
- a CDS encoding nucleotidyltransferase family protein → MTAAAALPTQAVVLAGGQGSRLRPYTDDRPKPMVEIPGTGVPIIGHQLAWLAAEGVTDAVVSCGHLAEVLMDWLDATELPLKVSCVVEKEPLGRGGGLKFAAASLPRPDEPWYATNGDIWTRFSLAAMAAFHHERGADATLALARPHMPWGAVETDQFGHVIDFIEAPPSPYLINAGVYVFSAAFRGLLPERGDHERTTFPRLARERRLAGFPLPQGAYWRAIDTAKDLTEAAKELRRG, encoded by the coding sequence ATGACCGCAGCCGCAGCACTACCCACTCAAGCCGTGGTCCTTGCCGGGGGGCAGGGGTCACGGCTTCGTCCGTACACCGACGACCGCCCCAAGCCGATGGTCGAGATCCCCGGCACCGGCGTGCCCATCATCGGGCACCAACTGGCGTGGCTGGCGGCCGAGGGCGTCACCGACGCGGTGGTGTCCTGCGGGCATCTCGCCGAGGTGCTGATGGACTGGCTGGACGCCACGGAGCTGCCGCTGAAGGTGAGCTGCGTGGTCGAGAAGGAGCCGCTGGGGCGCGGCGGCGGGCTGAAGTTCGCGGCGGCGTCGCTGCCGCGGCCCGACGAGCCGTGGTACGCGACGAACGGCGACATCTGGACCCGGTTCTCGCTGGCCGCGATGGCCGCGTTCCACCACGAGCGGGGCGCGGACGCCACGCTGGCGCTGGCGCGGCCGCACATGCCGTGGGGCGCGGTGGAGACGGACCAGTTCGGGCACGTCATCGACTTCATCGAGGCGCCGCCGTCGCCGTATCTGATCAACGCGGGGGTGTACGTCTTCTCCGCCGCCTTCCGCGGCCTGCTGCCGGAGCGCGGCGACCACGAGCGCACGACGTTCCCGCGGCTGGCGCGGGAGCGCCGGCTGGCGGGCTTCCCGCTGCCGCAAGGGGCGTACTGGCGGGCGATCGACACGGCGAAGGACCTGACGGAGGCGGCGAAGGAACTGCGCCGGGGTTAG
- a CDS encoding ABC transporter ATP-binding protein: MATVAFDKATRVYPGSEKPAVSELEISIADGEFLVLVGPSGCGKSTSLRMLAGLEDVNSGTIHIGDRDVTHLPPKDRDIAMVFQNYALYPHMTVADNMGFALKIAGVPKTEIRQKVEDAAKILDLTEYLGRKPKALSGGQRQRVAMGRAIVREPQVFLMDEPLSNLDAKLRVQTRTQIAGLQRRLGVTTVYVTHDQVEAMTMGDRVAVLKDGLLQQVATPREMYDKPENLFVAGFIGSPAMNLVEVPITDGGVKFGNSVVPVSREALAAAADKGDRTVTVGVRPEHFEIANGDTPADKSLSKEKDGAPAGLPVTVNVVEELGADAYVYGSANVGGEDKDLVVRVSGRAVPDKGSTLHIVPRSGETHVFSTSTGARLSD; this comes from the coding sequence ATGGCAACGGTTGCGTTCGACAAGGCCACCCGGGTCTACCCCGGCTCAGAAAAGCCCGCGGTCAGCGAGCTGGAGATCTCCATCGCGGACGGTGAGTTCCTCGTCCTGGTCGGCCCCTCCGGCTGCGGCAAGTCCACCTCCCTGCGGATGCTCGCGGGTCTGGAGGACGTGAACTCCGGCACCATCCACATCGGCGACCGCGACGTCACCCACCTGCCCCCGAAGGACCGGGACATCGCCATGGTGTTCCAGAACTACGCGCTGTACCCGCACATGACCGTCGCCGACAACATGGGCTTCGCGCTCAAGATCGCCGGCGTGCCGAAGACCGAGATCCGGCAGAAGGTCGAGGACGCCGCCAAGATCCTCGACCTCACCGAGTACCTCGGCCGCAAGCCGAAGGCGCTCTCCGGCGGTCAGCGGCAGCGTGTCGCGATGGGGCGCGCGATCGTCCGCGAGCCGCAGGTGTTCCTCATGGACGAGCCGCTGTCGAACCTCGACGCCAAGCTCCGCGTCCAGACCCGTACGCAGATCGCCGGCCTGCAGCGCCGCCTCGGCGTCACCACCGTGTACGTCACCCACGACCAGGTCGAGGCCATGACCATGGGCGACCGGGTCGCGGTGCTCAAGGACGGCCTGCTCCAGCAGGTGGCCACCCCGCGCGAGATGTACGACAAGCCGGAGAACCTGTTCGTCGCCGGCTTCATCGGCTCCCCCGCGATGAACCTCGTCGAGGTGCCGATCACCGACGGCGGCGTCAAGTTCGGCAACAGCGTCGTGCCCGTCAGCCGCGAGGCCCTGGCCGCCGCCGCCGACAAGGGCGACCGCACCGTCACGGTCGGCGTCCGCCCCGAGCACTTCGAGATCGCCAACGGCGACACGCCCGCGGACAAGAGCCTGTCGAAGGAGAAGGACGGCGCCCCGGCCGGTCTGCCGGTCACGGTCAACGTCGTCGAGGAGCTGGGCGCCGACGCCTACGTCTACGGTTCCGCGAACGTCGGCGGCGAGGACAAGGACCTGGTCGTCCGCGTCTCCGGCCGCGCCGTGCCGGACAAGGGCTCCACGCTCCACATCGTCCCGCGCTCCGGCGAGACGCACGTGTTCTCCACCTCCACCGGCGCGCGCCTCAGCGACTGA
- a CDS encoding MDR family MFS transporter translates to MRVAITKRFSADEAAEGRTPTVVRLLVLATFVVILNETIMINAIPRLMESMDVTEQAAQWVSTAFMLTMATVIPVTGWFLQRVTTRRAYAVAMSTFLLGTVISAVAPTFAVLLAGRIVQAAGTAVMMPLLMTTLMAVVPAEHLGKVMGHVTLAMSTAPALGPTVSGVILQAGSWRLLFVVVLPIAALVAVFGLRKLENVGEPQVSSIDWASVGVATLGFGGLVYGLSLIGEHDRRSTGIGIAVAGLVAIGLFAFRQLRLQRTGTPLMDLRTLRYGAFTRSLAVMSVGFLAMMGSMILLPLYLQNVRGLSPLETGLLVMPGGLAMGLLGPTVGKAFDRFGSRGLVVPGSAGIAVALFGYTQISTTTPYGLILVLHVILMASLAATFTPVFTLGMGALPPHLYSYGSSILGTLQQVAAAFGTALVVTVMSSRATSLVDDGMAPIPAQVSGMKLAFGVAAALAVVMIALAATLPRRVETPPADEAAESTPEADAEPASGERVTA, encoded by the coding sequence ATGCGAGTGGCCATAACGAAACGTTTCTCCGCAGATGAAGCGGCCGAGGGGCGGACCCCCACCGTCGTGCGGCTGCTGGTTCTGGCGACGTTCGTGGTGATCCTCAACGAGACCATCATGATCAACGCCATCCCGCGGCTCATGGAGTCCATGGACGTCACCGAGCAGGCGGCGCAGTGGGTGTCCACCGCGTTCATGCTCACCATGGCCACCGTGATCCCCGTCACGGGCTGGTTCCTCCAGCGGGTCACGACCCGCCGCGCGTACGCCGTCGCCATGAGCACCTTCCTCCTCGGCACCGTCATTTCGGCCGTCGCGCCGACTTTCGCCGTACTGCTCGCCGGCCGGATCGTGCAGGCCGCCGGGACCGCCGTGATGATGCCGCTGCTCATGACCACCCTCATGGCGGTGGTGCCCGCGGAGCACCTCGGCAAGGTGATGGGCCACGTCACCCTCGCGATGTCCACCGCCCCCGCGCTCGGCCCGACGGTGTCCGGGGTGATCCTCCAGGCCGGCTCGTGGCGGCTGCTCTTCGTCGTAGTGCTGCCGATCGCGGCGCTGGTCGCCGTCTTCGGGCTGCGCAAGCTGGAGAACGTCGGTGAGCCGCAGGTCAGCTCCATCGACTGGGCCAGCGTCGGCGTGGCGACCCTCGGCTTCGGCGGTCTGGTGTACGGGCTGAGTCTCATCGGCGAGCACGACCGCAGGAGCACCGGCATCGGCATCGCCGTGGCCGGCCTCGTGGCCATCGGCCTCTTCGCCTTCCGCCAGCTCCGGCTGCAGCGCACGGGCACCCCGCTGATGGACCTGCGGACCCTGCGGTACGGGGCCTTCACCCGGTCGCTGGCCGTCATGTCCGTCGGCTTCCTGGCGATGATGGGCTCGATGATCCTGCTGCCGCTGTACCTGCAGAACGTCCGCGGCCTCAGCCCTCTGGAGACCGGCCTGCTGGTCATGCCGGGCGGTCTGGCGATGGGTCTGCTGGGCCCGACGGTCGGCAAGGCGTTCGACCGCTTCGGCAGCCGCGGACTGGTGGTGCCGGGCTCGGCCGGCATCGCGGTGGCCCTCTTCGGCTACACGCAGATCTCCACGACCACCCCGTACGGGCTCATCCTCGTGCTGCACGTGATCCTCATGGCCAGCCTGGCGGCGACCTTCACTCCGGTCTTCACCCTCGGCATGGGCGCGCTGCCGCCCCACCTGTACTCGTACGGCAGCTCCATCCTCGGCACCCTGCAGCAGGTCGCGGCGGCGTTCGGGACGGCGCTGGTGGTGACGGTGATGTCGTCGCGCGCCACGAGTCTGGTGGATGACGGCATGGCCCCGATCCCCGCCCAGGTCAGCGGCATGAAGCTGGCCTTCGGCGTGGCGGCGGCCCTGGCCGTGGTGATGATCGCCCTGGCCGCCACCCTCCCCCGCCGGGTCGAGACCCCGCCTGCCGACGAGGCCGCGGAGTCCACCCCCGAGGCGGACGCGGAGCCCGCCTCCGGCGAGCGCGTCACCGCCTAG
- a CDS encoding TetR/AcrR family transcriptional regulator translates to MTTPKENQSARRRAPAMSPEQRREMIIQTAIPLITEYGAAVTTAKIARAAGIGEGTIFRVFADKDELLNACMAEALSPEHAVRELDAIDLSQPLPARLAEAAEALEAHMSRMGAIAGSLGHRGGKHPGTVRGAGRHESTTRIRAALAELLEPDRAALRRPPEQIAALFFGLLFTQPRTADETDLTPRELVEVFLYGALSDDAR, encoded by the coding sequence ATGACCACACCGAAGGAGAACCAGAGCGCCCGCCGCCGCGCCCCCGCCATGTCGCCGGAGCAGCGCCGCGAAATGATCATCCAGACCGCCATCCCGCTGATCACCGAGTACGGCGCCGCGGTGACGACCGCGAAGATCGCCCGCGCCGCGGGCATCGGCGAGGGCACGATCTTCCGGGTCTTCGCCGACAAGGACGAGTTGCTGAACGCCTGCATGGCCGAGGCGCTCTCCCCCGAGCACGCCGTCCGCGAGCTCGACGCGATCGACCTCTCCCAACCGCTGCCCGCCCGGCTCGCGGAGGCCGCCGAGGCGCTGGAGGCGCACATGTCCAGGATGGGCGCGATCGCCGGCTCGCTGGGTCATCGCGGCGGCAAGCACCCCGGCACGGTGCGCGGCGCGGGCCGGCACGAGTCGACGACCCGTATCCGCGCGGCCCTCGCGGAGCTGCTGGAGCCCGACAGGGCCGCCCTGCGCCGGCCGCCGGAGCAGATCGCGGCCCTCTTCTTCGGACTGCTCTTCACCCAGCCGCGTACCGCGGACGAGACCGACCTGACCCCGCGGGAGCTGGTGGAGGTCTTCCTGTACGGGGCCCTCTCGGACGACGCCAGATGA
- a CDS encoding selenium-binding protein SBP56-related protein gives MGRRRWWRRAWGTGELLQYDVSDPFHPRRTASARLGGITAGTPQDGRRVYLTNSLYGSWDDQFHPDGVEPWLIKLDTDPAAGGLTVDHRFFPHGADFRGRRVHQTHLQGGDPSSDSYCYR, from the coding sequence GTGGGGCGCCGTCGATGGTGGAGGAGGGCGTGGGGCACGGGCGAGCTGCTGCAGTACGACGTGAGCGACCCCTTCCACCCTCGCCGCACGGCCTCCGCCCGCCTCGGCGGCATCACCGCCGGGACGCCGCAAGACGGGCGGCGCGTGTACCTGACGAACTCCCTCTACGGCTCCTGGGACGACCAGTTCCACCCGGACGGCGTGGAGCCGTGGCTGATCAAGCTGGACACCGACCCGGCGGCGGGCGGGCTGACGGTGGACCACCGGTTCTTCCCGCACGGCGCGGACTTCCGGGGCCGCCGCGTCCACCAGACGCATCTGCAGGGCGGAGACCCCTCGTCGGACTCGTACTGCTACCGCTGA
- a CDS encoding WD40 repeat domain-containing protein translates to MPTRRAFLVSTTAALSATALPAGPALAGTPGGAAAPGPDSLGVPLKDVLLIGGLVAPGPDGRPACWNVSNGDPAHLNAIDPATGEVSVSAALPGADGGWTAAAAPDGSVYAGTWGSGGRLYRWRGGDTAEDLGVPVPGEDFIWRVAVDADGKVWGGGSPQGHLFRYDPDTGAVEDFGRPIADQTYIKSLACAGGKVYSGAYSQARIAEFDPATRTFTELRKPPGLPTADNLSVYDIDIHDGRLYARIGSANPGPLFVYDLAARAWTDEIPGAHGLNVSPPDADGGVYLIQQSELRRYDPATRQLTGTGLTFSGRVQNARSIGWAELGLPDYPGTSLVGTLWRGAMFRYNPRTGAYATLETQVRRDEPIEILALGAGGRGTVYAGGFLNGGFAAVGTRTGTPDFHCFSQIESLLRGSDGSVWIGTYPEARLYRYEPGRTWSSPEYSPGPDGAPDNPERAYTLQEHLQMRAKALVEVRGKIVMGTVPDGDRLGGAIAVYDPDSGELEVHRHVVRDESVFSLATAGGVVYGGCSVTGGLGTTPPTRESGAVFAWHLRRRRKLWELVPVPGAATVTAVAIGPDRKLWGIAGNTVFAVSPYSRKVVRRIPLGAGRGGGDLAVLGRYLYASIDGNRVYRVDPWSRTAPVLVVEHAHRRLVAHSDRRLYFSSGAGLYSVDPRDRAPGDGDD, encoded by the coding sequence ATGCCGACGCGCCGCGCGTTTCTGGTGAGCACGACCGCAGCCCTGTCCGCCACCGCCCTGCCCGCGGGCCCCGCACTTGCCGGGACCCCCGGGGGCGCCGCGGCCCCGGGGCCCGACTCCCTCGGCGTCCCCCTCAAGGACGTGCTCCTGATCGGCGGACTCGTCGCGCCCGGCCCGGACGGCCGCCCGGCCTGCTGGAACGTCTCCAACGGCGATCCAGCCCACCTCAACGCCATCGACCCCGCCACCGGGGAGGTTTCCGTCTCCGCCGCGCTGCCCGGCGCCGACGGCGGCTGGACGGCCGCCGCCGCACCCGACGGCAGCGTGTACGCCGGCACCTGGGGCAGCGGCGGCCGGCTCTACCGCTGGCGCGGCGGCGACACCGCCGAGGACCTGGGCGTGCCCGTCCCCGGCGAGGACTTCATCTGGCGAGTCGCCGTCGACGCCGACGGCAAGGTGTGGGGCGGCGGTTCGCCCCAGGGCCACCTCTTCCGCTACGACCCGGACACCGGCGCCGTCGAGGACTTCGGCCGCCCGATCGCCGACCAGACGTACATCAAGAGCCTCGCCTGCGCCGGCGGCAAGGTCTACAGCGGCGCGTACTCCCAGGCCCGTATCGCCGAGTTCGACCCCGCCACCCGCACCTTCACCGAGCTGCGCAAGCCGCCCGGACTGCCGACCGCGGACAACCTGAGCGTCTACGACATCGACATCCACGACGGCCGCCTCTACGCCCGCATCGGCAGCGCCAACCCCGGCCCGCTGTTCGTCTACGACCTCGCCGCCCGCGCCTGGACCGACGAGATCCCCGGCGCGCACGGCCTCAACGTCTCCCCGCCCGACGCGGACGGCGGCGTCTACCTCATCCAGCAGAGCGAACTGCGCCGCTACGACCCGGCCACCCGGCAACTCACCGGCACCGGGCTCACCTTCAGCGGCCGGGTGCAGAACGCCCGCTCCATCGGCTGGGCCGAACTCGGCCTGCCCGACTACCCCGGGACCAGCCTCGTCGGCACGCTGTGGCGCGGCGCGATGTTCCGCTACAACCCGCGGACCGGCGCGTACGCCACCCTGGAGACGCAGGTCCGGCGGGACGAGCCGATCGAGATCCTCGCCCTCGGCGCCGGCGGCCGCGGCACGGTCTACGCCGGCGGGTTCCTCAACGGCGGCTTCGCCGCCGTCGGCACCCGCACCGGCACGCCGGACTTCCACTGCTTCTCGCAGATCGAGTCCCTGCTGCGGGGCAGCGACGGCTCGGTGTGGATCGGCACGTACCCCGAGGCGCGCCTCTACCGCTACGAGCCGGGCAGGACCTGGAGTTCGCCGGAGTACTCCCCGGGCCCGGACGGTGCTCCCGACAACCCCGAGCGCGCGTACACGCTCCAGGAACACCTCCAGATGCGGGCCAAGGCCCTGGTGGAGGTGCGCGGGAAGATCGTCATGGGCACCGTCCCGGACGGCGACCGGCTCGGCGGCGCGATCGCCGTGTACGACCCGGACAGCGGCGAGTTGGAGGTCCACCGGCACGTCGTCAGGGACGAGTCGGTCTTCTCGCTGGCCACCGCGGGCGGCGTCGTCTACGGCGGGTGCTCGGTCACCGGCGGCCTGGGCACCACGCCGCCGACGCGCGAGTCGGGCGCCGTGTTCGCCTGGCACCTACGCAGAAGGCGCAAGCTCTGGGAGCTGGTTCCGGTGCCGGGGGCGGCCACCGTCACCGCCGTGGCCATCGGCCCTGACCGCAAGCTCTGGGGCATCGCCGGAAACACGGTTTTCGCCGTCAGTCCGTACTCCCGGAAGGTCGTCCGGCGCATCCCGCTGGGCGCGGGCCGGGGCGGCGGCGATCTCGCCGTGCTGGGCAGGTATCTGTACGCGAGCATCGACGGCAACCGCGTCTACCGCGTCGATCCCTGGTCGCGGACGGCTCCGGTGCTGGTCGTCGAGCATGCGCACCGGCGGCTCGTGGCCCACTCCGACCGCCGGCTCTACTTCAGCAGCGGCGCCGGGCTGTACTCCGTCGACCCGCGGGACCGCGCCCCCGGCGACGGCGACGACTGA
- a CDS encoding extracellular solute-binding protein, translating to MNTMLKRVRIPLALLSLTALAAACGGSDGGSGSVSDEVTVWMYPVIGDPEANAEYWEGLEKAYEKEYPDASLTIEQQPWDNRDEKLATAFSGGKGPDVVVLQPDQIPQYLANGALAPVDGAIKDYADKFLPAALDALSDDGKAYGAPIYHTITTTLYNKKLLDRAGIEEPPATWADIEAAAPRLKAEGLATLDYSASNEATLNLNFYPLLWQAGGKIFSEDGESVAFNDDKGVAALTFLTDLYEQGAIPKTAMTNVNVVADQALGKQQAAMGFTNSGIDFGVAEEAWGKENVIVGAPLTGEKQAAFGVPGALGINAQGNIAGAEQFITFMTRPEQIESLGKAAGFLSPRTDVTVPSDSPYVEKLQDALSVVVPGESSPIARQLMGILAPEIQAAMTGKKSPQEALDAAAGQADDLLARQR from the coding sequence ATGAACACCATGCTCAAGCGCGTCCGCATCCCCCTCGCCCTGCTCAGCCTCACCGCCCTCGCCGCCGCCTGCGGCGGCTCCGACGGCGGCTCCGGCTCGGTCTCCGACGAGGTGACCGTCTGGATGTACCCGGTGATCGGCGACCCCGAGGCCAACGCCGAGTACTGGGAGGGCCTGGAGAAGGCGTACGAGAAGGAGTACCCGGACGCGTCGCTCACCATCGAGCAGCAGCCCTGGGACAACCGCGACGAGAAGCTGGCCACCGCGTTCAGCGGCGGCAAGGGCCCCGACGTCGTGGTCCTGCAACCGGACCAGATACCCCAGTACCTCGCCAACGGCGCCCTCGCCCCCGTCGACGGTGCGATCAAGGACTACGCGGACAAGTTCCTGCCGGCCGCCCTGGACGCGCTCAGCGACGACGGCAAGGCGTACGGCGCCCCGATCTACCACACCATCACGACGACGCTCTACAACAAGAAGCTCCTCGACCGGGCCGGCATCGAGGAACCCCCCGCCACCTGGGCCGACATCGAGGCCGCCGCGCCCAGGCTGAAGGCCGAGGGCCTGGCCACGCTGGACTACTCCGCCAGCAACGAGGCCACCCTGAACCTCAACTTCTACCCGCTGCTCTGGCAGGCCGGCGGGAAGATATTCAGCGAGGACGGCGAGAGCGTCGCGTTCAACGATGACAAGGGCGTCGCCGCGCTCACCTTTCTCACCGACCTCTACGAGCAGGGCGCCATCCCCAAGACGGCGATGACCAACGTCAACGTCGTCGCCGACCAGGCGCTCGGCAAGCAGCAGGCCGCCATGGGCTTCACCAACTCCGGCATCGACTTCGGCGTCGCCGAGGAGGCGTGGGGCAAGGAGAACGTCATCGTCGGCGCCCCGCTCACCGGCGAGAAGCAGGCCGCCTTCGGCGTCCCCGGCGCGCTCGGCATCAACGCCCAGGGCAACATCGCGGGCGCCGAGCAGTTCATCACCTTCATGACCCGGCCGGAGCAGATCGAGAGCCTCGGCAAGGCGGCCGGCTTCCTCTCGCCGCGCACCGACGTCACCGTGCCCTCCGACAGCCCGTACGTCGAGAAGCTCCAGGACGCCCTGTCCGTCGTCGTCCCCGGCGAGTCCAGCCCCATCGCCCGCCAGCTCATGGGCATCCTCGCGCCGGAGATCCAGGCGGCGATGACCGGCAAGAAGTCCCCGCAGGAGGCGCTCGACGCGGCGGCCGGGCAGGCCGACGACCTGCTGGCCAGGCAGCGGTAG